A genomic stretch from Ureibacillus composti includes:
- the sigW gene encoding RNA polymerase sigma factor SigW codes for MDALVNKRIKQVLKGDQNAFTDIVSLYQHKLYQICYRMLGNKQEAEDIAQEAFVRAYINLHSFDQKRKFSTWLYRIGTNLCIDRIRKKKPDYYLDAQIAGTDGLDMYSHIALDEKLPEETVEQMELQDRIQYEISRLPDKYRSVIVLKYIEELSLQEISEILDMPLGTVKTRIHRGREALRKQLNNL; via the coding sequence ATGGATGCGTTAGTGAACAAAAGAATAAAACAAGTGCTTAAAGGTGATCAAAACGCATTTACAGATATCGTGAGCCTCTACCAGCACAAGCTGTATCAAATTTGTTATCGTATGTTAGGAAATAAACAAGAAGCTGAGGATATTGCACAGGAAGCATTTGTACGTGCCTATATTAATCTTCATTCTTTTGATCAAAAAAGGAAATTTTCCACTTGGTTATATCGAATTGGAACTAATTTATGTATTGATCGTATAAGAAAGAAAAAACCGGATTATTATCTAGACGCCCAAATTGCAGGTACAGATGGTTTAGATATGTATTCACATATTGCTTTAGACGAAAAATTGCCAGAAGAAACTGTGGAGCAAATGGAGCTCCAAGATCGCATACAATATGAAATAAGCAGATTACCCGATAAATACAGATCGGTGATTGTATTAAAATATATTGAAGAGCTATCGTTACAGGAAATTAGCGAAATATTAGATATGCCTTTAGGCACGGTCAAAACTAGAATTCATAGAGGGCGCGAAGCTCTACGTAAGCAATTAAACAATTTGTAA
- a CDS encoding KinB-signaling pathway activation protein, whose protein sequence is MTIRNWVKFFIMCLIIGGGVTGVFGLIIRWNFFQPYLATGEIGEFVAAFLWMILLGFTMSVIAQAGYFGYLTLHQVGINIFKTLTLWNWVQVLLIIILLVDLVIFRFAPGAETFKDWLFYGALLLVLIAASIATAMKKVKLTGKKHILISSIFFMIVITSLEWIIALMGRQGNIDTYVALLLFPLLAVNAYQLLALPKYNEKSEEDRKKLEERRKARQIAKRA, encoded by the coding sequence GTGACAATACGCAATTGGGTTAAATTTTTTATAATGTGTTTGATAATAGGTGGAGGCGTCACTGGAGTTTTTGGATTAATCATTCGCTGGAACTTTTTCCAACCTTACTTGGCAACAGGTGAAATTGGTGAATTTGTTGCAGCCTTTTTATGGATGATTTTGCTAGGATTTACGATGAGTGTAATCGCACAAGCTGGTTATTTTGGATATTTAACATTACATCAAGTAGGAATTAACATATTTAAAACCTTAACATTATGGAATTGGGTTCAAGTATTGTTAATTATTATACTTCTTGTGGATTTGGTTATTTTCCGATTCGCACCAGGAGCCGAAACGTTTAAGGATTGGCTATTTTATGGAGCATTATTACTCGTGTTAATAGCAGCCTCTATTGCAACAGCAATGAAAAAAGTAAAATTGACTGGAAAGAAACATATATTAATTTCATCCATATTCTTTATGATTGTCATCACATCACTAGAATGGATTATCGCTTTAATGGGTAGACAAGGTAATATCGATACATATGTGGCACTATTACTGTTCCCGTTATTGGCGGTCAATGCGTATCAATTATTAGCATTACCTAAATATAATGAAAAATCCGAAGAAGATCGTAAAAAGTTAGAAGAGCGAAGAAAAGCCCGCCAAATAGCGAAACGAGCATAG
- the gerD gene encoding spore germination lipoprotein GerD yields MLNRLSTILLAVLLLASCSDAGNATPSYDEMKKIVIDAIQTEEGKNSLRKLLEDPSIRDLVVLEHDEVQKAISDTLLSKDAEEFWKKQFQDPKFKEELAKSMKDQQTEIMKALIKDSSYQEDLIKFFGQSDMQKELETALKSATLRKQMEEVVMETIENPLLQTKWQELIKKSGEASSETGKESGGGDSGGESGGGDSGGGSGESSGG; encoded by the coding sequence ATGTTAAATCGTTTATCAACCATATTACTTGCCGTCTTATTACTTGCTAGTTGTTCCGATGCCGGTAATGCCACTCCGTCTTATGATGAGATGAAAAAAATTGTAATCGATGCCATCCAAACAGAGGAAGGTAAAAACTCACTTCGCAAATTATTAGAAGATCCATCAATACGTGATCTAGTTGTCTTAGAACATGATGAAGTTCAAAAGGCTATTAGTGATACTTTATTATCAAAAGACGCGGAAGAGTTTTGGAAGAAGCAGTTTCAAGATCCTAAATTTAAAGAAGAACTTGCTAAGAGTATGAAGGATCAGCAAACTGAAATTATGAAAGCACTCATAAAAGATTCGTCCTACCAAGAAGATTTAATTAAATTTTTCGGTCAATCTGATATGCAAAAAGAGCTTGAGACTGCTTTAAAAAGTGCAACACTAAGAAAGCAAATGGAAGAAGTCGTTATGGAAACAATCGAAAACCCACTCCTACAAACAAAGTGGCAAGAGTTAATTAAGAAGAGTGGTGAAGCTTCATCTGAAACCGGTAAAGAAAGTGGCGGCGGTGATTCTGGAGGCGAAAGTGGTGGCGGTGATTCCGGTGGTGGCAGCGGTGAGAGTAGCGGAGGCTAA
- a CDS encoding P-loop NTPase — protein MINEQKVREVLGQIQDPFLHRSLEETNGIVNISVKEEKNHVSVRVAIAKTNTPEQMPLQMKIVEALKEAGAATVGIRFEELAPEVLESFRSKATVTETHDLLSPLSTVQVIAIASGKGGVGKSTVSVNLAVALARQGKKVGLIDADIYGFSVPDMMGVQDMPVVKDERIYPVERKGVKVISMGFFVENNAPIVWRGPMLGKVLDQFFRDVEWGDIDYLLLDLPPGTGDVALDIHQMLPTSKEIIVTTPHPTAAFVAARAGSMALQTNHDILGVIENMAWFESKTTGEREYVFGKGGGPKLADELRTELLGQIPLGQPDWTEEDFAPSVYAEDHPTGKTYLDIAQKVIEKLAK, from the coding sequence GTGATAAATGAGCAAAAGGTCCGTGAAGTATTAGGACAAATACAAGATCCATTTTTACATAGATCGTTAGAGGAAACTAACGGAATCGTTAATATTTCCGTAAAAGAAGAAAAGAACCACGTTAGTGTAAGAGTTGCCATTGCTAAGACGAATACACCTGAGCAAATGCCTTTACAAATGAAAATTGTGGAAGCGCTTAAAGAAGCAGGTGCTGCTACTGTAGGAATACGATTTGAAGAGTTAGCACCGGAAGTACTAGAAAGTTTTAGAAGTAAAGCAACAGTTACAGAGACGCATGATTTACTTTCCCCTTTATCAACAGTTCAAGTGATTGCAATTGCTTCGGGTAAAGGTGGCGTAGGGAAATCTACAGTATCAGTTAACTTAGCTGTAGCTTTAGCTCGCCAAGGTAAAAAAGTCGGGTTAATTGATGCCGATATATATGGTTTTAGCGTACCGGATATGATGGGCGTGCAAGACATGCCAGTTGTAAAAGACGAGCGCATATACCCTGTTGAACGTAAAGGAGTTAAAGTAATCTCAATGGGATTCTTCGTTGAAAACAATGCTCCAATTGTTTGGCGTGGACCGATGTTAGGGAAAGTGTTAGACCAATTCTTCCGCGATGTAGAATGGGGAGACATTGATTACTTACTATTAGATTTACCACCAGGTACTGGGGACGTAGCACTTGATATTCACCAAATGTTACCTACTTCAAAAGAAATTATTGTTACAACACCACATCCAACTGCTGCTTTTGTTGCGGCTCGTGCGGGTTCAATGGCATTACAAACAAATCACGATATTCTTGGTGTAATCGAGAACATGGCGTGGTTCGAATCCAAAACAACAGGCGAGCGTGAATACGTATTTGGTAAAGGTGGAGGTCCAAAACTAGCAGATGAGTTACGTACTGAGCTATTAGGTCAAATTCCACTTGGACAACCTGATTGGACTGAAGAAGACTTTGCTCCATCTGTTTACGCTGAAGACCACCCAACAGGTAAAACTTATTTAGACATCGCACAAAAAGTAATCGAAAAACTAGCGAAATAA
- a CDS encoding glycerophosphodiester phosphodiesterase family protein, whose translation MVKMHSGKLYYGVGVVIVLLMGVILLLGSREIEAERAIETSPKIFAHRGAKDRFNESTLSSYEIAANDKVDALELDLRMTKDGVLIVMHDETIDRTTNGSGKVSDLTLEEVKSFLTEGEFNEKVLKEEIPTLEEVLKKFGGTQSYYIETRLVNGETIMERPMIELLNTYQLIMNKKVLIQSFSEESLEKVSSLAPQVPLTLLFKKGKFDLEKALSVPYEAVGIESSDVTINIVNALHKAGKEIHVFFNNPKTMLDEQKRMKELNIDGYFTDNITYTKELLNR comes from the coding sequence ATGGTAAAAATGCATTCTGGCAAATTATATTATGGTGTTGGAGTTGTGATCGTATTATTGATGGGAGTTATTCTCCTTCTTGGTTCTAGGGAAATTGAAGCTGAGCGAGCTATTGAAACGTCTCCAAAGATTTTTGCACACCGTGGTGCAAAAGACCGCTTTAATGAAAGTACTCTATCCTCCTACGAGATAGCTGCCAATGACAAGGTAGATGCCCTTGAATTAGATTTACGGATGACAAAAGATGGCGTGTTAATCGTGATGCATGACGAAACGATTGACCGAACGACTAATGGTTCTGGAAAAGTAAGTGACCTTACCTTAGAAGAAGTAAAGTCATTTTTGACAGAGGGGGAATTTAATGAAAAGGTATTGAAAGAAGAAATTCCAACTTTGGAAGAGGTTTTAAAGAAATTTGGTGGCACTCAAAGTTATTATATTGAAACTCGTCTTGTGAATGGTGAAACAATAATGGAAAGGCCAATGATTGAATTATTAAATACTTACCAATTAATAATGAATAAAAAAGTACTTATCCAGTCCTTTTCAGAGGAAAGCTTAGAAAAGGTTTCAAGCCTTGCTCCACAGGTACCTTTAACATTGTTATTTAAAAAAGGTAAATTTGATTTGGAAAAAGCGTTATCAGTTCCATACGAAGCAGTTGGAATTGAATCGTCAGATGTGACTATAAACATTGTCAATGCGCTGCATAAAGCTGGGAAAGAAATACATGTATTTTTTAATAATCCGAAAACCATGTTGGATGAGCAAAAGCGGATGAAGGAACTAAATATAGATGGATATTTTACGGATAACATTACTTATACAAAAGAGCTTTTAAACAGATAG
- a CDS encoding ABC transporter substrate-binding protein — translation MKKLLLTSLMMLLVVLLAACNSGESSSTDTQTTSGEGSDSTEKQVVTFWHSMGGAGQEALNSIVEDYNNSQDKIQVNAEYQGTYDESLTKFNAVAGSDSAPTMIQTFEIGTKAMINSGQILPIQELVDADGYDMSGLEENIVNYYSLDGTFYSMPFNSSTPVMYYNKDAFEEAGLDPEAAPETFEEVEEASKAIAESNPEMKGFALQAYGWLWEQLLANQGALLLNNDNGRTDTPTEIGWTEEEGKSIFNWVKRMVDDGTFANYGTNGDNMMAGFLAGDVAMFLQSSASSRDVIDNAPFEVGIAFLPHPADKERQGVVIGGASLWMIDGKPEAEQKAAWEFMKYLQNPEVQAKWHVGTGYFAINPAAYEEQLVRDAYAEKPQLQVTVDQLQATKSSFATQGALMDMLPQGRKVMETALEKVYNGGDVDEAYETAVKEFNAAIEQANAARGE, via the coding sequence ATGAAAAAGCTATTATTAACATCATTAATGATGCTACTTGTTGTACTTTTAGCAGCATGTAACTCAGGCGAAAGTTCATCAACAGACACTCAAACAACATCAGGTGAAGGTTCAGATTCAACGGAAAAACAAGTTGTAACGTTTTGGCACTCAATGGGCGGTGCTGGTCAGGAAGCTTTAAACTCAATCGTTGAAGACTATAATAACTCCCAAGATAAAATTCAAGTAAACGCAGAGTATCAAGGTACTTATGATGAATCGTTAACTAAGTTTAATGCAGTTGCAGGTAGTGATAGTGCACCAACTATGATTCAAACATTTGAAATTGGTACAAAGGCGATGATTAATAGTGGACAAATTCTACCAATCCAAGAACTTGTCGACGCAGATGGTTATGATATGAGTGGTTTAGAAGAAAATATCGTTAATTATTATTCATTAGATGGTACATTCTACTCAATGCCATTTAACTCATCAACTCCAGTTATGTATTACAACAAAGATGCGTTCGAAGAAGCAGGTCTTGACCCAGAAGCTGCACCGGAAACATTTGAAGAGGTAGAAGAAGCAAGTAAAGCAATTGCTGAATCGAATCCTGAAATGAAAGGTTTTGCTTTACAAGCTTACGGATGGTTATGGGAACAGTTACTAGCAAACCAAGGTGCTTTACTTTTAAATAATGATAACGGTCGTACAGATACACCAACTGAAATTGGTTGGACTGAAGAAGAAGGTAAATCAATTTTTAACTGGGTAAAACGCATGGTTGATGATGGAACATTCGCAAACTATGGAACAAATGGCGATAATATGATGGCTGGTTTCTTGGCTGGAGATGTTGCGATGTTTTTACAATCATCAGCAAGTTCACGTGATGTAATCGATAATGCTCCATTTGAAGTAGGTATTGCCTTTTTACCACATCCAGCTGATAAAGAACGTCAAGGTGTAGTAATCGGTGGAGCGAGTCTTTGGATGATCGATGGTAAACCAGAAGCAGAACAAAAAGCAGCATGGGAATTCATGAAATATTTACAGAACCCAGAAGTACAAGCAAAATGGCATGTTGGAACGGGTTACTTTGCCATCAACCCAGCTGCATATGAAGAGCAACTTGTAAGAGATGCGTATGCTGAAAAGCCACAATTACAAGTAACGGTTGACCAATTACAAGCGACAAAATCATCTTTTGCTACTCAAGGTGCCTTAATGGATATGCTTCCACAAGGTCGTAAAGTAATGGAAACAGCCCTTGAAAAAGTATACAACGGCGGAGATGTAGATGAGGCTTATGAAACTGCTGTAAAAGAATTTAATGCAGCCATCGAACAGGCTAATGCAGCTCGTGGAGAATAA
- a CDS encoding carbohydrate ABC transporter permease produces MTMPISQKIFFYMLLMGAALIVFAPALMAFVMSFMDNKDIMSGSFPQSLSFDNYIKAFEQFPLLSYLFNSFVISIVIMMGQLILSSLAAYAFVFLEFKGRDLLFYIFIATMMVPFEASIIPNFHIIRDLNWVDTYQGLAVPFFATAFGTFLLRQNFKQIPKELKEASEIAGMGDFKFYLTVVLPVAKTSLVTFGVYGFLTSWNMYLWPLLSTTNDSVRTVQIGLKQLQTQEQLNDWGVIMAGAIIVIIPTLILLFLGQNKLQRGLTEGALK; encoded by the coding sequence ATGACCATGCCAATCAGCCAAAAGATCTTCTTTTATATGTTACTAATGGGGGCCGCACTAATTGTATTTGCACCAGCTTTAATGGCCTTTGTTATGAGCTTTATGGACAATAAAGATATCATGTCAGGGAGTTTCCCACAGTCACTTTCTTTCGATAACTATATAAAAGCATTTGAGCAATTTCCGTTACTAAGTTATTTATTTAATAGTTTCGTTATCTCGATTGTCATCATGATGGGTCAACTGATTTTATCAAGCTTGGCGGCCTATGCATTTGTATTTTTAGAATTTAAAGGTAGGGATTTATTGTTTTATATTTTTATCGCAACTATGATGGTTCCTTTTGAAGCATCTATTATTCCAAACTTTCATATTATCCGTGATTTAAATTGGGTCGATACGTATCAAGGATTAGCTGTCCCATTCTTTGCTACAGCCTTCGGTACATTCTTACTTCGGCAAAACTTTAAGCAAATACCGAAAGAATTAAAAGAAGCAAGTGAAATTGCGGGTATGGGAGACTTCAAATTCTATTTAACTGTTGTTTTACCGGTAGCAAAAACTAGTTTAGTTACTTTCGGAGTATATGGCTTCTTAACATCTTGGAACATGTATCTATGGCCGCTTTTATCCACTACAAATGACTCGGTTAGGACGGTTCAAATTGGCTTGAAGCAATTACAAACACAAGAGCAATTAAATGATTGGGGTGTCATTATGGCTGGAGCAATCATTGTTATCATTCCAACGTTAATTTTATTGTTCTTAGGTCAAAACAAGCTACAACGAGGTTTAACAGAAGGTGCATTGAAGTAA
- a CDS encoding sugar ABC transporter permease: MRLSNPIIESNEINEIHFKSIKKKQRLKSWTKGMLFLLPSIVLFSVFLFYPLFKTIYLSFFLTNARGETTLFVGLQNYINMFTSPVFLQSIKSTFLFVLYTVPVTIIIALFLAVLANEKLKGIGFFRTIFSSTMGISVAAASVFWLYMFHPSIGFLNKVLEFFGLQSIGWLTDPTWALFAVSVTTIWMNLGFTFLILLGGLQSIESSLYESADIDGAGYFYKLYKITIPMLSPTLFFVITVTIINAFQTFGQIDILTQGGPQNTTNLIVYSIYREAFANYQFGVASAQSVVLFIIILIMTMIQFKLGERKVHYQ, encoded by the coding sequence ATGAGATTAAGTAATCCAATTATAGAATCAAATGAGATTAATGAAATTCACTTTAAGTCAATTAAAAAGAAACAGCGTTTAAAAAGTTGGACGAAAGGGATGTTGTTCTTACTTCCATCCATTGTTCTATTTAGTGTTTTCTTATTTTATCCCTTATTTAAGACAATCTATTTAAGTTTTTTTCTAACGAATGCGCGCGGAGAAACAACGCTTTTTGTAGGGTTGCAAAACTACATAAATATGTTTACATCACCGGTTTTTCTTCAAAGTATAAAGTCTACATTTCTATTTGTTCTTTATACAGTTCCAGTAACAATTATCATCGCCCTATTTTTAGCGGTGTTAGCAAATGAAAAGTTAAAAGGTATTGGTTTTTTCAGAACAATTTTCTCTTCGACAATGGGAATTTCGGTAGCAGCCGCTTCTGTATTTTGGCTATATATGTTCCATCCTTCTATAGGTTTTTTAAATAAAGTATTAGAATTTTTCGGGCTTCAATCAATAGGCTGGCTTACAGATCCGACATGGGCATTATTTGCAGTTTCGGTAACAACGATTTGGATGAATCTAGGATTCACTTTCTTAATTTTACTAGGAGGATTGCAATCAATTGAATCCAGCCTGTATGAAAGTGCTGATATAGATGGGGCAGGCTATTTTTATAAATTGTATAAAATTACAATTCCGATGTTATCTCCAACTCTCTTTTTTGTCATTACTGTAACAATTATTAACGCCTTTCAAACCTTTGGACAGATTGATATTTTGACACAAGGCGGGCCTCAAAATACAACGAATTTAATTGTTTATTCTATCTATCGAGAAGCATTTGCGAATTATCAATTTGGGGTAGCAAGTGCACAATCAGTTGTTCTATTTATCATCATCCTCATCATGACGATGATTCAATTCAAACTTGGTGAAAGGAAGGTCCATTACCAATGA
- a CDS encoding ABC transporter ATP-binding protein, producing MGYIEMMDISKSYNKQSNVLNGIDLTVKQGEFFVLVGPSGSGKSTLLRMIAGLEEVSGGTLKINNQIVNHLSPKDRNLSMVFQNYALYPHLTVEQNILFGLKAKKVDKEEQQKRLKEVAQMMGLDELLKRKPRELSGGQRQRVALARAVVSQAPLCLMDEPLSNLDAKLRANMRIEIRRLQKRFGLTMVYVTHDQVEAMTMGDRIMVLNDGIIQQVGEPIKLYNEPSNLFVASFIGSPKMNLGKAILQQSQLIIENEIVIPIDLERIPKAIKSHNLVVGIRAEHIPFGTSKLKTHEFEVINVEQLGNETLVSFEIGQEIWTAKWLGQWLVKVGEKVPIHFSIDNMSFFDANSGKLLQAASITNKQEVVKI from the coding sequence ATGGGATACATAGAGATGATGGATATTTCAAAGTCTTACAATAAGCAGAGTAATGTATTAAATGGTATTGATTTAACGGTGAAGCAGGGTGAATTTTTCGTCTTAGTCGGTCCATCAGGTTCGGGAAAAAGTACATTACTACGAATGATTGCAGGGCTTGAAGAAGTTTCTGGAGGAACATTAAAAATTAATAATCAAATTGTAAACCATCTCTCACCTAAAGACCGAAATTTATCTATGGTTTTTCAAAATTATGCACTTTACCCTCACTTAACGGTTGAACAAAATATATTGTTTGGACTAAAGGCCAAAAAAGTAGATAAAGAAGAGCAACAAAAGCGTTTAAAAGAGGTTGCTCAAATGATGGGGTTAGATGAGTTGTTAAAGCGTAAGCCCCGAGAACTATCAGGTGGACAAAGACAGCGAGTTGCATTAGCGCGTGCTGTCGTTAGTCAAGCACCGTTATGTTTAATGGATGAGCCTTTATCGAATTTAGATGCTAAACTCCGTGCAAACATGCGAATTGAGATTAGGCGCCTACAAAAACGTTTTGGATTAACGATGGTTTATGTAACACATGATCAAGTTGAAGCGATGACAATGGGTGATCGAATTATGGTTTTAAACGATGGTATTATTCAACAGGTTGGAGAACCAATCAAATTATATAATGAGCCTTCAAACTTATTTGTGGCGTCATTTATTGGTTCGCCAAAAATGAATTTAGGAAAAGCAATTCTACAACAATCACAACTTATTATTGAGAATGAAATAGTGATTCCAATTGATTTAGAAAGAATACCAAAGGCTATAAAAAGTCACAATTTAGTTGTCGGAATTCGAGCAGAACATATTCCATTTGGGACAAGCAAATTAAAAACACATGAGTTCGAGGTCATTAATGTGGAACAACTAGGCAATGAAACATTAGTGTCATTTGAAATTGGTCAAGAAATTTGGACTGCTAAATGGCTAGGCCAGTGGTTAGTTAAAGTTGGTGAAAAGGTACCAATTCACTTTTCAATTGACAATATGAGCTTCTTTGATGCGAATTCAGGTAAATTACTTCAAGCTGCTTCCATTACCAATAAACAAGAGGTTGTGAAGATATGA